Proteins found in one Triticum urartu cultivar G1812 chromosome 4, Tu2.1, whole genome shotgun sequence genomic segment:
- the LOC125551666 gene encoding auxin efflux carrier component 2 isoform X2, which yields MITGKDIYDVLAAVVPLYVAMFMAYGSVRWWGIFTPDQCSGINRFVAVFAVPLLSFHFISTNDPYAMDYRFLAADSLQKLVILAALAVWHNVLSRYRCRGGTEAGEASSLDWTITLFSLATLPNTLVMGIPLLRAMYGDFSGSLMVQIVVLQSVIWYTLMLFLFEYRGAKALISEQFPPDVGASIASFRVDSDVVSLNGREALHADAEVGRDGRVHVVIRRSASGSTTGGHGAGRSGIYRGASNAMTPRASNLTGVEIYSLQTSREPTPRQSSFNQSDFYSMFNGSKLASPKGQPPVAGTPGARGQGLDEQVANKFKGGEAAAPYPAPNPGMMMPAPRKKELGGSNSNSNKELHMFVWSSSASPVSEANLRNAVNHAASTDFAAAPPAAATPRDGATPRGVSGSVTPVLKKDASGGAVEVEIEDGMMKSPATGLGAKFPVSGSPYVAPRKKGADVPGLEEAAHPMPPASVMTRLILIMVWRKLIRNPNTYSSLIGLVWSLVSFRWNIQMPTIIKGSISILSDAGLGMAMFSLGLFMALQPKIISCGKSVATFAMAVRFLTGPAVIAATSIAVGLRGVLLHVAIVQAALPQGIVPFVFAKEYNCHPQILSTAVIFGMLVALPITILYYVLLGI from the exons ATGATCACCGGGAAGGACATCTACGACGTGCTGGCGGCGGTGGTGCCGCTGTACGTGGCCATGTTCATGGCGTACGGGTCGGTGCGGTGGTGGGGCATCTTCACGCCGGACCAGTGCTCGGGGATCAACCGCTTCGTGGCCGTCTTTGCGGTGCCGCTCCTCTCCTTCCACTTCATCTCCACCAACGACCCCTACGCCATGGACTACCGCTTCCTGGCCGCCGACTCGCTGCAGAAGCTGGTGATCCTGGCGGCGCTGGCCGTGTGGCACAACGTGCTGTCCCGGTACCGGTGCCGCGGCGGGACGGAGGCCGGCGAGGCGTCGTCGCTGGACTGGACCATCACCCTCTTCTCCCTGGCGACGCTGCCCAACACGCTGGTGATGGGCATCCCGCTGCTGCGCGCCATGTACGGCGACTTCTCGGGGTCGCTCATGGTGCAGATCGTGGTGCTGCAGAGCGTCATCTGGTACACGCTCATGCTCTTCCTCTTCGAGTACCGCGGCGCCAAGGCGCTCATCTCCGAGCAGTTCCCGCCCGACGTCGGCGCCAGCATCGCCTCCTTCCGCGTCGACTCCGACGTGGTCTCGCTCAACGGCCGCGAGGCGCTGCACGCGGACGCCGAGGTCGGGCGCGACGGCCGCGTCCACGTCGTCATCCGGCGGTCCGCGTCGGGATCCACCACGGGCGGCCACGGCGCAGGGCGCTCCGGGATCTACCGCGGCGCGTCCAACGCCATGACTCCGCGCGCGTCCAACCTCACCGGCGTGGAGATCTACTCGCTGCAGACGTCCCGGGAGCCCACGCCGCGCCAGTCCAGCTTCAACCAGTCCGACTTCTACTCCATGTTCAACGGGAGCAAGCTGGCCAGTCCCAAGGGCCAGCCCCCCGTCGCCGGCACGCCCGGCGCACGCGGGCAGGGGCTCGACGAGCAGGTCGCCAACAAGTTCaagggcggcgaggcggcggccccGTACCCCGCGCCCAACCCCGGCATGATGATGCCGGCGCCACG GAAGAAGGAGCTTGGGGGTTCTAACTCCAACTCGAACAAGGAGCTGCACATGTTCGTGTGGAGCTCCAGCGCGTCGCCCGTGTCGGAGGCCAACCTCCGCAACGCCGTCAACCACGCCGCGTCCACCGACTTCGCCGCCGCGCCTCCGGCGGCAGCCACGCCACGCGACGGCGCGACGCCCAGAG GCGTGAGCGGCAGCGTGACGCCGGTGCTCAAGAAGGACGccagcggcggcgcggtggaggtGGAGATCGAGGACGGCATGATGAAGAGCCCGGCGACGGGGCTGGGCGCCAAGTTCCCCGTGTCGGGGTCCCCCTACGTGGCGCCGCGGAAGAAGGGCGCCGACGTGCCCGGGCTGGAGGAGGCGGCGCACCCGATGCCGCCGGCGAGCGTGATGACCCGGCTCATCCTCATCATGGTGTGGCGCAAGCTCATCCGCAACCCCAACACCTACTCCAGCCTCATCGGCCTCGTCTGGTCACTCGTCTCATTCAG GTGGAACATCCAGATGCCTACAATAATCAAGGGGTCCATATCAATCCTGTCTGATGCAGGGCTAGGGATGGCTATGTTCAGCTTAG GCCTCTTCATGGCTCTGCAACCAAAGATTATCTCTTGCGGAAAGTCTGTTGCGACGTTTGCCATGGCGGTGAGGTTCTTGACTGGGCCGGCGGTGATCGCCGCGACCTCAATCGCCGTGGGACTCCGGGGAGTACTCCTACATGTTGCCATTGTTCAG GCAGCACTTCCACAAGGAATTGTTCCATTTGTGTTCGCCAAGGAGTACAACTGCCATCCTCAAATACTTAGCACAGC GGTTATTTTCGGAATGCTCGTGGCGCTCCCGATCACGATACTCTACTACGTTCTCCTTGGGATATAG
- the LOC125551666 gene encoding auxin efflux carrier component 2 isoform X1, whose amino-acid sequence MITGKDIYDVLAAVVPLYVAMFMAYGSVRWWGIFTPDQCSGINRFVAVFAVPLLSFHFISTNDPYAMDYRFLAADSLQKLVILAALAVWHNVLSRYRCRGGTEAGEASSLDWTITLFSLATLPNTLVMGIPLLRAMYGDFSGSLMVQIVVLQSVIWYTLMLFLFEYRGAKALISEQFPPDVGASIASFRVDSDVVSLNGREALHADAEVGRDGRVHVVIRRSASGSTTGGHGAGRSGIYRGASNAMTPRASNLTGVEIYSLQTSREPTPRQSSFNQSDFYSMFNGSKLASPKGQPPVAGTPGARGQGLDEQVANKFKGGEAAAPYPAPNPGMMMPAPRRKKELGGSNSNSNKELHMFVWSSSASPVSEANLRNAVNHAASTDFAAAPPAAATPRDGATPRGVSGSVTPVLKKDASGGAVEVEIEDGMMKSPATGLGAKFPVSGSPYVAPRKKGADVPGLEEAAHPMPPASVMTRLILIMVWRKLIRNPNTYSSLIGLVWSLVSFRWNIQMPTIIKGSISILSDAGLGMAMFSLGLFMALQPKIISCGKSVATFAMAVRFLTGPAVIAATSIAVGLRGVLLHVAIVQAALPQGIVPFVFAKEYNCHPQILSTAVIFGMLVALPITILYYVLLGI is encoded by the exons ATGATCACCGGGAAGGACATCTACGACGTGCTGGCGGCGGTGGTGCCGCTGTACGTGGCCATGTTCATGGCGTACGGGTCGGTGCGGTGGTGGGGCATCTTCACGCCGGACCAGTGCTCGGGGATCAACCGCTTCGTGGCCGTCTTTGCGGTGCCGCTCCTCTCCTTCCACTTCATCTCCACCAACGACCCCTACGCCATGGACTACCGCTTCCTGGCCGCCGACTCGCTGCAGAAGCTGGTGATCCTGGCGGCGCTGGCCGTGTGGCACAACGTGCTGTCCCGGTACCGGTGCCGCGGCGGGACGGAGGCCGGCGAGGCGTCGTCGCTGGACTGGACCATCACCCTCTTCTCCCTGGCGACGCTGCCCAACACGCTGGTGATGGGCATCCCGCTGCTGCGCGCCATGTACGGCGACTTCTCGGGGTCGCTCATGGTGCAGATCGTGGTGCTGCAGAGCGTCATCTGGTACACGCTCATGCTCTTCCTCTTCGAGTACCGCGGCGCCAAGGCGCTCATCTCCGAGCAGTTCCCGCCCGACGTCGGCGCCAGCATCGCCTCCTTCCGCGTCGACTCCGACGTGGTCTCGCTCAACGGCCGCGAGGCGCTGCACGCGGACGCCGAGGTCGGGCGCGACGGCCGCGTCCACGTCGTCATCCGGCGGTCCGCGTCGGGATCCACCACGGGCGGCCACGGCGCAGGGCGCTCCGGGATCTACCGCGGCGCGTCCAACGCCATGACTCCGCGCGCGTCCAACCTCACCGGCGTGGAGATCTACTCGCTGCAGACGTCCCGGGAGCCCACGCCGCGCCAGTCCAGCTTCAACCAGTCCGACTTCTACTCCATGTTCAACGGGAGCAAGCTGGCCAGTCCCAAGGGCCAGCCCCCCGTCGCCGGCACGCCCGGCGCACGCGGGCAGGGGCTCGACGAGCAGGTCGCCAACAAGTTCaagggcggcgaggcggcggccccGTACCCCGCGCCCAACCCCGGCATGATGATGCCGGCGCCACG CAGGAAGAAGGAGCTTGGGGGTTCTAACTCCAACTCGAACAAGGAGCTGCACATGTTCGTGTGGAGCTCCAGCGCGTCGCCCGTGTCGGAGGCCAACCTCCGCAACGCCGTCAACCACGCCGCGTCCACCGACTTCGCCGCCGCGCCTCCGGCGGCAGCCACGCCACGCGACGGCGCGACGCCCAGAG GCGTGAGCGGCAGCGTGACGCCGGTGCTCAAGAAGGACGccagcggcggcgcggtggaggtGGAGATCGAGGACGGCATGATGAAGAGCCCGGCGACGGGGCTGGGCGCCAAGTTCCCCGTGTCGGGGTCCCCCTACGTGGCGCCGCGGAAGAAGGGCGCCGACGTGCCCGGGCTGGAGGAGGCGGCGCACCCGATGCCGCCGGCGAGCGTGATGACCCGGCTCATCCTCATCATGGTGTGGCGCAAGCTCATCCGCAACCCCAACACCTACTCCAGCCTCATCGGCCTCGTCTGGTCACTCGTCTCATTCAG GTGGAACATCCAGATGCCTACAATAATCAAGGGGTCCATATCAATCCTGTCTGATGCAGGGCTAGGGATGGCTATGTTCAGCTTAG GCCTCTTCATGGCTCTGCAACCAAAGATTATCTCTTGCGGAAAGTCTGTTGCGACGTTTGCCATGGCGGTGAGGTTCTTGACTGGGCCGGCGGTGATCGCCGCGACCTCAATCGCCGTGGGACTCCGGGGAGTACTCCTACATGTTGCCATTGTTCAG GCAGCACTTCCACAAGGAATTGTTCCATTTGTGTTCGCCAAGGAGTACAACTGCCATCCTCAAATACTTAGCACAGC GGTTATTTTCGGAATGCTCGTGGCGCTCCCGATCACGATACTCTACTACGTTCTCCTTGGGATATAG